The genome window GGGAGCCCCTCCCCGTGGCCTCTGGCCCTCGGCGTGCTCAGGCAGTCCCCAGGACCCGAAGGCCGGTGCTGTTCCTCTCTGAGCCCCCATGGGAGCGAGAGCAGCTGGCCCCTTCCatgccctcagctccctcactctgacagctctgctgtcacGCTGGTTCGGGTTGGGGCTGTTTGtaggttcttttttttcttatttttttcttatttttttctttttcttttttttttaattttttttttttttttgctacaacGAAAAgcaaactgtttttttcttttctgagctAGTGTGTTGTATCTTGACATGTTCCCTTGCAATATCCCTATCGTTATATATTCCTCTGTGCCGTATGAATTGGCTGGGAATCTCCTCCTGCAACCCCTCCTCAAACAACCATGTGAATTTCCAAACCAACCAATGCGTGACGCTGGCTGCTGCGCTGGTTTGAAAATCTGATTGGTGAATGATGAATTCCCTGTCTGCCTGGGCCAGCAGCGGAGTCGACAGAGCAGCAGAAGGGCCAAGAGTGTGGAGGACGACGACGAGGGGCATCTGATCTATCGCGTCGGCGACTGGCTACAAGAAAGATGTACAGCCAAATCGTAACATAATTTAGCTCTCTAGTTAAGCTCCCATCGCAGTCGCAGATCTGTCTTatctttctgtttcattttattttcattgtttattAAAGAGAAaccctctccttttccttccccttttgtTAAAGCTACGTTTATACTGTGTATTGTTACTGAAGTGCCAGGGAATTAGGGCAGCTGCCTTGTGCAGCCGGTGTCAGCCTTCCGCTGCTCCGGTCTCTCCAGCTGTGTGCAGGTTAGGTGTTGCAATGCATTCTCCTCTGCCCTGTGTATTGCTGCAGCCAGGTCCTGCTCCCTctctcagctccttccctctccttctctccctcccagATGAGATTATCAGCACCTTGGGGGAAGGCACGTTTGGCAGAGTGGTGCAGTGCATGGATCACCGGAGGTATGTGGGAAAAGGAGAGACCACAGCTGGCAACGGAGCCTTTTGGGCATAACGTGGGAGCCTGGGGGTGAAAATCAGTCTCTTGGTTTTCAGTAtcttctgctgctccaggctctcACCTTCTGTGTTGCCCATGTGCTGGGGGGAAGCTTCAGGGATGTTTTGTAGGGAGGGAAAGGGCACAGCTTTGGTGGACAACCCTTAATAATAACCTGCTTGAGCAGAACTGGGGAGGCTGGTCAGAAGGTCCCTTTCACAGGGCACAGCCCCTCTTACCCACTCAGGGCTCACCTTGTGCTTGCTGTTCTCCCACAGGGGTGGTGCACGTGTTGCTCTGAAAATCATTAAAAACGTGGAGAAATACAAAGAGGCTGCTCGACTGGAAATCAACGTGCTGGAGAAAATCAACGAGAAGGATCCCGAGAACACAAAGTGAGTGTGCTCTTGGTGTTCAGCAGGAAGGGCCAGtttcagggctgggctggaacaAGTGCTTGCTGTTGTGTGGTTGAATGTGATCCTGGATAGTTTTGGAAGCATCTTGGCTAGCTGTGAGATACAGactgagctgggaaaggaggagcCTGACGCAGGTGTGACCCAGCTGAGCggtgcctgcagagctgttcccaaCTGGAATGTTTCTGTCAGTCTCTGTGTCAGGATGTTTGACTGGTTTGACTACCACGGCCACATGTGCATCTCCTTCgagctgctggggctcagcaccTTCGATTTCCTGAAGGATAACAACTACCTGCCTTACCCCATCCACCAAGTACGGCACATGGCCTTCCAGGTGTGCCAGGCTGTGAAGTGTAAGtgttccctgctgctctcccctgctctgccctgaccTGGGGAGCTCCGTCGGTTCCACTTCTGCAACTGGTGGCCCAGAGCAACAAGTATTTGCTGTGGTTCTGAGTCTGAGCCTTCCTGCCCCTCTGGGAATGAAGCCTCTTCATTTTCTGATGCTTGTGGGCTGGCAGTAGCTCAGAGCACTCCAGCATCCATCCCCCTGAACCTTCTGGCAATCAATACAATAAATCTTTGTGCTTCTACTGGAGCATCATGGCCTGGGCTTTGCCTGGCTGTTCACATCCAGGTTGAAATGTGGGTTAAGCTGGTGCCAGTATGAGCAAACTGAACCAGTGATGGCTTTTTGGGGGGTGCAGCCTTGCTCTGCTTCTCTGCCCTCACCCCTGATTCTCTTTGCTCCCTCAGTTCTGCACGACAATAAACTCACCCACACTGACCTCAAACCAGAGAACATCCTCTTCGTGAACTCTGATTATGAGCTCTCCTACAACCTGGAAAAGGTAACACTGCCTTGACTTGGGTCTCCTCTTGGATTCTTGGTGTCCCTGACCTTGCCAGAGGGGTCAgacacacagccccaggggatGTGGACTCCCTGCAGTCCTTCAGGGCTTCGCATGATGTGCCAGTGCTGAGTGAGCCATGGTGACCCCAGGTGTAGCTGGCTGGTGGTGGGAGCTTGTTTGGGGCTGAGCTGTGGGGCTGCCAAAGCTTTTCCCTCCCGTGGTGTCCTCAGCTATGtgaggaaggggctggagctcccAGGTGATGGATCCCGTTCTGCCCCCTGCAGAAGCGGGACGAGCGGAGTGTGAAGAGCACGGCCATCAGAGTGGTGGACTTTGGCAGTGCCACATTTGACCACGAGCATCACAGCACCATTGTCTCCACCAGGCACTACCGGGCCCCTGAAGTCATCCTGGGTAGGTGTGCCCCAAGAGGGCACTGGGTGCTGCCcacttttatttcagtttgagTTTTGGGCTTCCACATCATTCAGGAGCTTTCTGGGTTTGCCCTGGGAGATGGGAAGTGCTTTATtgaacagctctgcagtgctgtttaCTGGGAATGCCATGGTTACAGACCTGTCATTATTCTGGGTTTGTTccacctggagaaaaggaggttcaggggggAACCCCTCTCATTCTCCACAACTTCCTGACGGGgagttgggctctgctcccagggagcaagggacaggacaagaagaaatggcctcaagttcTTCCAgggttggacatcaggaggaatttcttcctagaaAGTGTGGTCAGGCATTAGAAGGTTTGGAGTCCCCGTTCCTGGGAATGTCCAAGGAATGGCTCGATGTGCCACTCGGTGTCCTGGACTGGGTGTCAGGGTGGGGATTGGTCACAGATTGGAGTTagtgatcttgaaggtcttttccaaccttgatgattcCATGGTTATCAGCTGCTGGTTTGGCATTGCTGCCAGCTGGGCAGTATATTGCCTGCAGAGCACCAGGAGCCTGGCTGGAATAGGACAtgttttttcagttatttatttttaaaaggaagaggGATTTGAATTCTTGGCTTGTAACTAGATCATTTATTTAAACAACATTGTTTTTCAGAGCTTGGCTGGAGCCAACCCTGTGATGTGTGGAGTATTGGCTGCATCATCTTTGAGTATTATGTGGGTTTCACCCTTTTCCAGGTGAGAACTGTGTTGTGTGGGTTCTTCCCAACTGGGAGATGATGCTGgattcccagcacagcccagaggcCTGGAACTGATGGGGGTCCCTCCATCACTGCAGTCTTGTAGAGATCCCCGAGGTGTTGGCTAGGAAGGGGTTCTGGGTGGGGGAAtacccagggctggaggcagaaCCACTGGAATCTATTCCATGCTTTCCCTTTACATTTCTCCCTCCCAGACACATGACAACCGGGAGCACCTGGCCATGATGGAGAGGATCTTGGGGCCAATTCCTTCTCGGATGGTCCGGAAGACAAGGTGAGCAAGGccagctgggcactgcaggtttgccagccctcctgctccaggggcAGTGGTTCTCCTTGGGAGATCTCACTTTTCCTGCTGAGCCAGCCAGCTGTGTCCCACTGGGGCTGGcaccttgctgctgctgctgctggagggtgTGTTGTGCTCAGGTGTAACCTGTTCCCACCTGTTCCCCTGacaggaaacagaaatatttctacCACGGCCGCCTGGACTGGGATGAGAACACCTCAGCTGGACGCTATGTCCGGGAGAACTGCAAACCACTGCGGGTAAGGCAGCTTGGCCCCTCCTCAGATTCTCCCTCTGGGCAAGCTTGGGCCAGCAGAAGGGTCAGACCAGTGTGGTTGAGGGGAGCCTTGGCTGTCCCAGGAATAGGAAGCTGCAGCAACCTGAGTTTAATCTGAAGTGGAGGACAAGGAGGGCGTGGAAAGTTCAGGAAGtgcctggggaagggagggtgCATGAAAATCTGTCAGTTCTGGGTAGAGGAGCACAGAGTTCAGCTCCAGGCTGAGTGATGGTCTGAACAAACCAGCCTTTCCCCAGCTTAGCCTGTGAGCCCAGGGAACATCCCAGGACAGGGTGTAGCCTCCTTGAACCTCACCTTCCCCCTCCACCTGGCAGCGATACCTGACCTCGGAGGCCGAGGACCATCACCGCCTGTTCGACCTCATCGAGAGCATGCTGGAGTACGAGCCGTCCAAGCGTGTCACCCTGGCTGAGGCTCTCAAGCACCCCTTCTTTGACATGCTGGGCATGGAGCCCAGCACAAAAATGTGGGACTCGAGCCGGGACATCAGCCGGTGACGCCACAGGTGCCAGCCAGCCCTCGGATTCTAGCCCCCGTGGAGGCCTGTGTGATTTCTATTCAGACacttggtgcttttttttttttatacatgaGATGAACTTCCTGGACACATTTGTAAAGCTGTTAATATGTGAGATACTGTAAATAGCCCAGATTCTCTGTCGGCCTCGGAGCACCACGGGCCTGACCTGCTGTCGCTGCTGCCGTTCTCGTGAGGTGAGGGGGCCTGTGTGTCCGTGCTGTAAATACCTCTCGTGTTGCTTTGTCTCCCGTTCCTGCCCTCCTCGGTGTAAATACTCCAGGACTCGCAGCTCTCTGTAGCTTATCTGTTTCCTTGTAAGTTATGGAACTGGTGGGACTGCATGGGAATTATTTTTTGGATCAATGTCATAGCCCATCCCCACACCAGAGTTTTATAAGAATTTTGTACAGtctttgtgaaaaataaagatgaagtGAATAAAGCACCTCATCTGGGTTTGGCCcgacagcagctgcctggggttGTTCTACTGTGCCCCAtggggggaaggagaagggatgAAAGGAACTTTGTGGTCCAGCTCTATCCACCTGCACCATTCCTCCCAGGCCTAGACTGAATAGGAGCTGCTTTTGCCtgtcagggctgcagcaggacctgAGTAGATGCTGGTGTGGGGGGCAGAAAACCATGGACTGGCCCTTTCTTTGTGCCCTGGGTCCAGTGTTGGTGtgggaggcagggaaaggaCAGTGGAGCCTTTCTCTCCCCTGACAAAACCTCTCAGCCTTAGGGGGAGCActggctgctggtggtggtggctgTTGGGGTGTCAGGAGCCCACATCCAGCTGTCCTGTATCCTGTATTGTGTCTTCTTggctcttcccagctctgcagggaggctgGGCCTTGGTTTGGGCTGGtccctgggaatttggggctgtgtcacagctgaTGGCAGGGGGAGAGTGTCACTAGGGTGTGGGTGACAGATGTGCTCTGCTTAACGCTCTGCTGTGGCACTGTCAGGCTCTGCCGGGGTGTCCTGGCCCTGGCAGGCTGTCACCATGCAGGGGGGGAAGGAAATGTCTGGTTTCACCTGGAGTGGGTGTAGGGAGTCTCAGGCAGGGTGATGCTGAGGGCTCTCCATGGTCTTGTGATCCCAACTCACCGAGCTTGGGCTGGGAGCCCTCACTCGCCTCCTGAGGCTGCAGGGGCAGATCCTGCCCAGTGCCCgtgtgcccagccctgcactgagGCTGGAGGAGAATTCAATTGACTGTGGTCTGCCTTAGACTTCAAGAAAACACCAAATTCATGCTGGTGTCCAGAACCCAAATCCACAGCTTGTagctctgccaggagcagctccaggtttGGGTGGAGGTGGGAGCTCACCTGTGGGATTCATGTGTCACTCCCATTCTGTTCAGAGGCTAAAAAGTACTTTTAATGTGCcgagcactgggagctgggagggggcaGGGTGCGTGTCCTGCTCCCGGGATGCTGAGGAATCCCTGTTCGGGAGAGGGTCACTGTGCAGTCCACGGGCAGCTGGACTGGATGGATTTGGAGATTCCTATAAATAACTGGTCCAGGAGACACAAGAGAAATTCCCCAAGTGCTCGTCGTGCCGCGAGTCCCTCGATGGCTGTCGGGCCGGCTCGGTgacagctgctggagtggcccCCGGGATAACGCCTGGGGCCGGGCGAACGGCACCGGGCCGCCCGGTAAGAGCAGGGAGCCTCTCGGGGGAACACGCAGGAGGAGCCACGGAACCGGAGGCCCGGAGCCCCGGAACCGGGGGTCGGTGGAGCACCGGAACCGGGGGACGGTGGAGCCCCGGAACCGGGGGTCGGTGGAGCCCCGTCCCGGCCGCCGCTGTCGGGGGAACCCGGACgggaattgggggggggggggggggggggggaatggaTGCGCCGCACGTGACCCCCGGGACACGTGGCCGCGTCACGTGCGCGCCCCacccggcgcggccccggcgcgtGCGCAGCGGCCCCCTGCAGCGGGGTCTCCCCGATGACGTCAGGCGCAGCTGGACCAATCAGcggcggggaggggcggggcctgacggcggcggcggcggcgcggatCCCGCGGGTCCAGCGcgctcccggtcccggtccGGCCATGGCCCAACGCGGCGGCCCCGCGGTGCTCCCGGACAaccccttccaggaccccacGGCGCTGCAGGCCCGGTCCGGCGCTGTGCTGGATGGCTACAACCCCTTCGAGAGCGACGCGGTGAGCGGCGGGGCCTGCCCGGAGACCGGGGCCTGCCCGTGCACCGGAGCTTCTTCCCGGGCACCGGAGCCCTCCCCGCTGCCGGCGTAGTCTCAcctctctcctcttcccctgcAGCCACCGCCGCCGTTCCAGACCCCTTCGGTagcgccgccgcccccggtACCGGCGGCCGCGCAGCCCCCGCGGAAGGCGAGTCCCACCGAGCCCCGCAACTACGGCTCCTACGGCTCGCAGGTACGGGGGGAGGCaccgccgggccgggcgggccggggggACACGGGCACCGGCAGGAGCCCAGAGTTTGTGTCCCCCCCCTCCGCAGGCctcggccgccgccgccacgGCGGAGCTGCTGAAGCGGCAGGAGGAGCTGAACCGGAAAGCGGAGGAGCTGGACCGGCGGGAGCGGGAGCTGCAGAACGCGGCCCTCGGCGGTTCCCAGAGTGAGTGGCtgcggggctggggagggactggggagggaCCCATCCTCGCTCCTCCTCACCCGGTTCTGTCCACAGCGAGGCTCAACAACTGGCCCCCGCTGCCGTCCTTCTGCCCGGTGAAGCCCTGCTTCTACCAGGACATCCCCGTGGAGATCCCTGCTGACTTCCAGAAGACAGTCACGACCATGTACTACCTCTGGATGGGTGAGTCTCCACAGGAACCTCGGGGCAGAGCCTGGGAGGAGGTGGAAGGATgaatgtgctgctgctctggggaaaTTGGGAAGAACAGGTGGTTGTGGGGGTTGGGGGAGCCTGGCTCTGGCTCCTGAGCACTGTCCTCTCCCTCAGCCAGCACCATTGCTCTCTTCCTGAACTTCCTGTCCTCGCTCGCCTGGTTCTGCGTGGACCCCTCGTCTGGTTCTGGGTTTGGCCTCTCCatcctctgggctctgctctacACGCCCTGTTCCTTCGTCTGCTGGTATCGGCCCATGTACAAAGCTTTCAGGTGTGTCCCTGCACCGTGTGTGCATCCAGCTCCTGGGGGCTCTGCGGGATGTGGTGGTTCCACCCCGAGCTCCCTGTTCCCCCCGTGTCTCCTGCTTTAAGGAAGGTTTGAGAGCTTTCTTCTGTGGCCTAACCTCGCCCATCTCTTCCTCCCAGGAGTGACAGTTCCTTCAacttctttgtcttcttcttcGTCTTCTTTGCCCAGAACGTGATGTACGTGCTGCAGGCCATTGGCATCCCAAACTGGGGATTCAGGTGCGCCGTGTGCTGACCCTGGAAAGGCAAGAGGTGGGTGGGGGAGAGGGAACCTGGGGACAACAGCCCCTTGTTTTGCAGTGGCTGGATCCTGAGCCTGATAGCACTGCGGACTAACACAGCCGTGGCTGTGATGATGATCCTGGTGTCCTTGTCCTTCACggcagtggctgtgctggggatcaTTATGCTGAAAAAGGTGGGTTAGGATCAAAGCCTTTGGCTCCctttgggggaggtttgggcTGTAAACCTCCGTTTATGAGGGCCCTGGAGCCCCAGCCCTGACCCCAGCCCGCTCCTGCCCTCCAGATCCACTCTCTGTACCGCCGGACGGGCGCCAGCTTCCAGAAGGCTCAGGAGGAGTTTGCGGCCGGGGTCTTCTCCAACCAGGCCGTGCGCACGGCCGCAGCCAACGCCGCTGCGGGCGCGGCCACCAACGCCTTCCGCGCGCCGTAGCCGTGCCCGGCCCTGCCTCCCTGGCGCACGCGGGCTCTTCCCGAGGAAGAGGAAATCCGAGTTGCACTTTCACTGGATCCCTGTGCGTCTGCATCAGCTGTCAGAGGCTGCCTCATCCCAGCTTGGAAGTGCTGGTGCCTGAATCGTCTGCTGCTCTTAACCCCCTTTCCTCACGGACAGAGGCTGTTCTGGTTTGTGCTGGTCCCCTCCCCTCAGCAGActggggggagcagggtgggaagtGCTGCGGCCGAGCCCTGAGCTTGCCATCACCCTCCCTTCCAGCACCAGCTGTTGGGGGCAGGAGCCTCCTCCAGATGGCTGGAATGCTGCTTCCAGGGACTGGAATGGTCACTTGCCTTGTGCTCTCCTGTTTCCCCACCTGGTGATGACACTTGTGCGCCCTGGGGTGTGGAGGgtcccctgtgtgcccagggACCCCCATGCTCTGCCAAGAACGTCATCCCCCTCCCCGTCCTGGGGCTTGCTCCagtgggatgaggatggggcTGATGCTTTCCCCAGGGTGTGTTGTCCTTTTGTCCTGTCCCTTTTCCCATCCTCTCTCCAGGACCAGGGAtgaggagagcagggcagggacaggcagagctcaggcagctgctgcctgtggggaTCCTGCCTTTAGCCCATGTGGaccccaaagccaggctgggtgctgaggagcagccctggTGTTCACATGGCTCCCCCTCGCCTCCAGGGAGGGGTGAACAGCTCCTCCAGTCCCCCTCCCCACCCGCTTCAAGGACTGTGACCCCTTGCTCCCCCCAGGACCCTTCAGCCGGGGCCTTCACCCTCCTCGGGGGGGGCGAATTCCTGCGTgcagccccgtgtcccccctTACCTGcgctctgtcccctgtcccggtgtccctgggGATCCCCAGGACAGGTTTCATGCATTCTGCTTCAGTCCATCTCCTCTCGGATGCTCCCGGTTTGTCCCTGCAGCTCCGGGGCTGGCGAGAGGCTTTGTGCCTTCAGCTGTGGGGGCCGGTGCCCTCCCCGTCCTGCTGCGGCGTGGGCTCCTCTGGGGGTCCCCGCCTCCTCCGCTGCTCCCCGTGTGCTGTTCCCCGACCGCCTCCCGGTTTATTTAAGGAATAAATGAAGGTTCACTCTGTTCTTTCGCCATCTCCGTGCGCCGaccagggctggggggagcggcggggccggtaGCGGTGTCGGTAGCGGTGTCGCAGCTCCCGGGGGTGGTGTGGGTGGACTACAGCTCCCGTCGTGCCGCACaggggcggccccggggcgggCGCGGCCAAGGAGCCGCCGGCGTGTGGGACCTTCCCCGCAGCTCCCGGCGCTTCGCCGCCCGCCTCCAGCCGCGGCCCCGGGCATCCCGgagggcgcggcggcggcgatGCTCGCCCGCAGCCTTCGGCCGACCCGGCTTCCCCGAGCGGcgccggggctgtggggcgcGGGGCGGACCGACCGCCGGTAGCCGCCCGCCCCTGGCGGTACCGGCCCGGTAGCGGGACCCGGCTCTGCGCCCACCGCCCGCGGAGGATGCTCCGGTCCGGACCGCGGCTCCCGCCTGCTGGCGCTGCCCCGGGGGCCGCGTCCCGGGCGGCGGCTCTCGGACCCCGCGGGGCGGGATGATCTCCCGGCGGGAGCCCGGCGCTCCACCGACGGCCAGGGACGAGGCGGCGGTCCCGGGGCCGCGCTCCGTCTCCGGCCGGCGGCTCTAGGCCGGCCCCAGCCCGGGTGCGCAGGGACGGGCGAGGCCGGTTCTGTTCTCCGCGGAGCTTCTGGCGGCCCTGGCTCCGCGTGGCCGTGGGCGCTGCCCGAGCCCCCCCGCCCGGGGCAGTGAAGAGCCACCGTCAGCATCCTCCGGCAGGCCGAAAGGTGGAGCCCGGCCCGTTCCCGCAGAGCGGCTGCTCCCGCTCCCCGCGGTCCTGGCGCGGTGCCGCCGGCTGCCCCGGGGCTCCGGGGCCGGTCCCgagccgccgcccgccgcggcCATGCCCTCCCCCACCGACTCCAGCCGCTCGCTGACCGGCCGCAGCTCCCGCAGCCTCACCCATCTCCGCCTCCAGCGCACCTGGCTGCAGGCCCTGCTGGTCCTGGGTCTCGTGCAAGCCATCCTGGGCGTCCTCATCGTCACCTTCAGCCTGGTGGCGGCCACCATCACTCCCTCCACCAAAATCCGTCAGTCCTGCCCGTCCTGGGCCGGCTTCTCGGTGagtgcggggccggggcggcgcggggagggggctgcacTGCTCCTCGGGGGCCGAGCTTGCCGCCGGTCCCTGGGGAGGGCAGCCCCGCTGCTCCCCCCACCCTCGGGCCGTGGCTGCCGCGGTGCATTGTGGGAAAATCCCAAGGGCTCCCCCAGGGTGACTGTGAGGGATGGGGACCCCCGAGCGGTGCAGGGAAGTGCCCGGGATATGCAgccaagggcagggaggggTGTGGGAGCACGGCAGTGATGACAGGGTGGTGACGGGGGCTCTGCTCTGTCTGCTGCCTATCGGGGTGAGGGCAGCACCTGGGGTCCCCCATGGTGACCCTGCAGCACGGATCCTGGCCTGGGTTTGCTGTCCAGCCAGAGCAGCCCGCAGTCCCCAGGCCCTGAATCAGCAGTTTCTCTCGTCTTGTGGCGCCAGGGCTGCTCCTACAGCCCCGCTGCTCCCGGGCTGGCTCCAGGCCTGCGGGAACTGGGGGGCTCTGCctgtgggcaggggctgctcgGGGCCCCGCTGCCTAACAGCGCCTTCTCCCTGTGCTCACCCCGGGGCTTGGGAATCTGCAGCTGGCACTGTCCGGGCTCGTCGGCATCATCTCCTGGAAGCGGCCGCTCACCCTGGTGGTAGGTGTTGGGGGGGACACCCTTCCACAGGCGGGGGAGCCCAGGATGGGGAGGCCGAGCAGCCCCCGCTCGTGCCCTCGGCTGCGCAGCAGCGTGTGCCGGCTCCCTGCTCCGCGGCCCTGTGCAGCCggcagcccctctcctcccactgCAGATCGCCTTCTTCACGCTGCTGTCGGTGCTGGGCGTCATGCTGAGCCTCGCCGGCTCCATCCTGTCGTGCCAGAACGCGCAGCTGGTGAAGACCCTGGAGGCCTGCGAGAGGgtgaggctgggcaggggcagccccagcgaCGCCCGGACCTCCGAGCACGGCTCGTCCCTGGCTgtggggctctggggacagggggagctgcagagctggcgTCTGGTGGGGGATGTGCTGGTGGCTCTCAGGGGATAGCACCGCATCCAGAGCTTCCTCACGGTGTTTCTCATCCCCAGGAGAGGGACACGTGTGTCTGCTGCCAGGCCCGCTCAGAGCCCCCACCCgcctcctgcagccagcagagcgAGATGCTGACCATGTTCCCCAACCCCAACTGCCGGAGCATCCGTGTGGCACTCAaggtggaggagcagggggatgcGAGGGCTCCCTGGGAAGCGGCCGCACACCCGGCCACGCTCTGCAGGCTCTGCAGCTCACCCCACTGCTCCCCAGGATCTCCTCTTCAGTGTCTGCGGCTTGACCATCTTCTCCACCATCATCTGCACACTCTCTGCTGTCGTGTGCTGCATCCAAATCTTCTCCCTTGACATCGTCCATGTGGTGAGTCCCAGCTCTGGCCCCAGGAGcagacagggctggggagcagtgttcccaggctgtgctggtccCTGGGTGCCAGGGCAGGACCTGGCCCCAGCCGGGTGCAGTTAAAGCCCAGGATGCACATCCCTTTCTGGATCTGCGGGCAGGAGGTCtcagctctcccctctccctgtaGCTGGTCCCACAACGCTCGAGCTCTGTGACATTGGAATGCACATCCCCACCCGACACCTTTCTGCAGAGCATGATGGACTTCGAGGAATTTGTTCCCCCGGTGCCACCGCCCCCCTACTACCCACCGGAGTACACCTGCAGCTCTGAGACGGATGCACAGAGGTACCAGCTGCGAGCAAGGCTGGTAGGGCAGGGGACCCGTGTGCCCCCAGCTTGGGCTTGTCCCACCCAATGTGGCTTTTCTGCTCTTGCCTCTGCAGCATCACCTACAACGGCTCCATGGACAGCCCCGTGCCCCTCTACCCAACCGACTTCCCCCCATCGTACGAGACTGTGATGGGGCTGCGGGGAGACAGCCAGGTGGGGGCcgtgggcagggcagggcagggcagggcagggtgggtTCCTGCTCAGCTGAGCCCTGAGTGTGCTGTCCCACAGGCCACCCTGTTCGACTCGCAGCTGACAGAGGGCTCCCACGCCTGCACCTGCGACTGTGACCGCGTCCCCTCCATCGTGCTCAGCGGAGAAGGTGAGCGCTCCCCCGGGCACAGGAGACGGGAGCGGGGCCATAGCAGGTCCATCTCTTCAGCGGTGCCCGTCTGCTCCTTGCAGTATCCATGGACAGCGGGTCCCTGATCATGTCCGAGATCATGGACATCCCCGGGGACAGCAGCCCCTCGGAGGACTCgtgcctgctggagctgcagggctccATGCGCTCCGTGGATTTCGTCCTGTTCCGCTCCATCCAGCGCAGCCGCGCCGATTACTGCCTGAGCGTGGACTGCGTGCGGTGCAGCCACCACGCGCGCAGCCCCACGCTGGCCTTGCAGGGCCCCTTCGAGGAGACTCCCCAGCCCCGCGTGCGGGGCGAGCGATCCTATTCCTGCTCCACCGCCGAGCCCGGCCACGACGGCATCTTGGTGCGGGGAGCCGTCACGCACAGCTGCAACCGgctggcggggccggggcgctgcgccgggccctgctTCCCCGAGGTGCGGCTCAAGGACAAGGGCTCCTCGCTGCAGGGGCGCGGGGGTGGCCGCCCCACGGACaccggccccggccgcccccgGCGCAACAGCGAGACCTCCTGCCCCTCGTCCCCGGCCCCGGGGCTGGCCCCACGCCCGCTCCTGAGGTCACACAGTgaccccggtgtccccat of Poecile atricapillus isolate bPoeAtr1 chromosome 33, bPoeAtr1.hap1, whole genome shotgun sequence contains these proteins:
- the SCAMP3 gene encoding secretory carrier-associated membrane protein 3; its protein translation is MTSGAAGPISGGEGRGLTAAAAARIPRVQRAPGPGPAMAQRGGPAVLPDNPFQDPTALQARSGAVLDGYNPFESDAPPPPFQTPSVAPPPPVPAAAQPPRKASPTEPRNYGSYGSQASAAAATAELLKRQEELNRKAEELDRRERELQNAALGGSQTRLNNWPPLPSFCPVKPCFYQDIPVEIPADFQKTVTTMYYLWMASTIALFLNFLSSLAWFCVDPSSGSGFGLSILWALLYTPCSFVCWYRPMYKAFRSDSSFNFFVFFFVFFAQNVMYVLQAIGIPNWGFSGWILSLIALRTNTAVAVMMILVSLSFTAVAVLGIIMLKKIHSLYRRTGASFQKAQEEFAAGVFSNQAVRTAAANAAAGAATNAFRAP
- the CLK2 gene encoding dual specificity protein kinase CLK2 isoform X2, translating into MPHSRRYRSSERSSRGSYHERYRSRKHKRRRTRSRSSSSERDRRHRREDSYHVRSRSYDDHSADRRAYDRRYCDSYRRNDYSRERGDAYYEPEYRHSYEYRRSRDREGSYRSCKSSRRKHRRRRRRSRSFSRSSSRSRQSSRRAKSVEDDDEGHLIYRVGDWLQERYEIISTLGEGTFGRVVQCMDHRRGGARVALKIIKNVEKYKEAARLEINVLEKINEKDPENTNLCVRMFDWFDYHGHMCISFELLGLSTFDFLKDNNYLPYPIHQVRHMAFQVCQAVKFLHDNKLTHTDLKPENILFVNSDYELSYNLEKKRDERSVKSTAIRVVDFGSATFDHEHHSTIVSTRHYRAPEVILELGWSQPCDVWSIGCIIFEYYVGFTLFQTHDNREHLAMMERILGPIPSRMVRKTRKQKYFYHGRLDWDENTSAGRYVRENCKPLRRYLTSEAEDHHRLFDLIESMLEYEPSKRVTLAEALKHPFFDMLGMEPSTKMWDSSRDISR
- the CLK2 gene encoding dual specificity protein kinase CLK2 isoform X1 gives rise to the protein MPHSRRYRSSERSSRGSYHERYRSRKHKRRRTRSRSSSSERDRRHRREDSYHVRSRSYDDHSADRRAYDRRYCDSYRRNDYSRERGDAYYEPEYRHSYEYRRSRDREGSYRSCKSSRRKHRRRRRRSRSFSRSSSQRSRQSSRRAKSVEDDDEGHLIYRVGDWLQERYEIISTLGEGTFGRVVQCMDHRRGGARVALKIIKNVEKYKEAARLEINVLEKINEKDPENTNLCVRMFDWFDYHGHMCISFELLGLSTFDFLKDNNYLPYPIHQVRHMAFQVCQAVKFLHDNKLTHTDLKPENILFVNSDYELSYNLEKKRDERSVKSTAIRVVDFGSATFDHEHHSTIVSTRHYRAPEVILELGWSQPCDVWSIGCIIFEYYVGFTLFQTHDNREHLAMMERILGPIPSRMVRKTRKQKYFYHGRLDWDENTSAGRYVRENCKPLRRYLTSEAEDHHRLFDLIESMLEYEPSKRVTLAEALKHPFFDMLGMEPSTKMWDSSRDISR
- the CLK2 gene encoding dual specificity protein kinase CLK2 isoform X3, encoding MDHRRGGARVALKIIKNVEKYKEAARLEINVLEKINEKDPENTNLCVRMFDWFDYHGHMCISFELLGLSTFDFLKDNNYLPYPIHQVRHMAFQVCQAVKFLHDNKLTHTDLKPENILFVNSDYELSYNLEKKRDERSVKSTAIRVVDFGSATFDHEHHSTIVSTRHYRAPEVILELGWSQPCDVWSIGCIIFEYYVGFTLFQTHDNREHLAMMERILGPIPSRMVRKTRKQKYFYHGRLDWDENTSAGRYVRENCKPLRRYLTSEAEDHHRLFDLIESMLEYEPSKRVTLAEALKHPFFDMLGMEPSTKMWDSSRDISR